TTGAAGAGGGCGATGAAATTGTTGTCACTGAAATGGAACATCATGCCAATATTGTTCCTTGGCAACAGTTAGCAAAGCGTAAAAATGCGACATTGAAATTTATACCAATGACAGCTGACGGTGAATTAAACATCGAGGATATTAAGCAAACGATTAATGATAAAACAAAGATCGTTGCTATTGCACATATATCTAATGTGCTCGGTACAATTAATGATGTTAAAACCATTGCAGAAATAGCTCATCAACATGGTGCAATTATCAGTGTTGATGGGGCGCAAGCAGCACCACATATGAAACTTGATATGCAAGAAATGAATGCTGATTTTTATAGTTTTAGTGGTCATAAAATGCTTGGACCAACAGGTATTGGCGTATTATTTGGTAAACGTGAGTTACTACAAAAAATGGAACCGATTGAGTTCGGTGGCGACATGATTGATTTTGTAAGTAAGTATGATGCAACATGGGCTGATTTACCTACTAAATTTGAGGCGGGTACTCCATTAATTGCTCAAGCAATTGGGCTTGCAGAAGCTATTCGCTATTTAGAACGCATAGGTTTTGATGCAATTCATAAATATGAACAAGAATTAACGATATATGCTTATGAGCAAATGTCTGCAATTGAAGGAATTGAAATTTATGGCCCGCCAAAGGATCGTCGTGCAGGTGTAATAACGTTTAATTTACAAGATGTACATCCACACGATGTTGCTACAGCCGTAGATACAGAAGGTGTAGCGGTTAGAGCTGGGCATCATTGTGCGCAACCGTTAATGAAATGGTTAAATGTGTCTTCAACAGCTAGAGCGAGTTTTTATATATACAACACGAAAGAAGACGTTGATCAGTTAATAAATGCCTTGAAACAAACGAAGGAGTTTTTCTCTTATGAATTTTAATAATCTAGATCAATTATATAGATCTGTCATTATGGATCATTATAAAAATCCTAGAAATAAAGGTGTATTAGATAACGGGTCTATGACAGTAGATATGAATAACCCGACATGCGGTGACCGTATACGACTAACATTTGATATAGAAGACGGCATTATAAAAGATGCTAAGTTTGAAGGTGAAGGTTGTTCGATTTCAATGGCAAGTGCATCGATGATGACACAAGCTGTTAAAGGTCATTCACTTGGAGAAGCAATGCAAATGAGCCAAGAATTTACGAAAATGATGCTTGGTGAAGACTATGTGATTACAGAAGAAATGGGAGATATTGAAGCATTGCAAGGTGTATCTCAATTCCCAGCTCGTATTAAATGTGCCACATTAGCTTGGAAAGCATTGGAAAAAGGTACTGTTGCTAAAGAAGGTAAAGCAGAAGGTACGACTGAAGAAGAATAGAATGCTGTTAATCATAGATAATTTTGATATTAGACATATAAAAGTATAAAAATTTTTATAAGATGTCATGTCATTGTTATAATATGGTTTACATCATGAATTAAAAACTTACGCACGCCGTTGTAAATATATTTTTAAGGAGTGATTGAAATGGCTAAAAAAGCACCTGATGTTGGGGATTATAAATATGGATTCCACGACGATGATGTGTCCATTTTCAGATCAGAACGTGGTTTAACTGAGAATATCGTTAGAGAAATTTCTAACATGAAAAATGAGCCGGAATGGATGTTAGATTTCCGTCTTAAATCATTAAAATTGTTTTATAAAATGCCAATGCCTCAATGGGGTGGCGACTTATCAGAATTGAATTTCGATGACATTACTTACTATGTAAAGCCTTCAGAACAAGCTGAACGTTCATGGGATGAAGTGCCAGAAGAAATTAAAAGAACTTTCGATAAATTAGGAATTCCTGAAGCTGAACAAAAATATTTAGCTGGTGTTTCTGCTCAATATGAATCTGAAGTTGTTTACCATAATATGGAAAAAGAACTTGAAGAAAAAGGTATTATCTTTAAAGATACAGATAGTGCTTTACAAGAAAATGAAGAATTATTCAAAAAATACTTTGCTTCTGTAGTACCTGCAGCAGATAACAAATTTGCGGCGTTAAACTCAGCAGTATGGTCAGGTGGTTCGTTCATTTATGTACCTAAAAATATCAAACTAGATACGCCACTACAAGCTTATTTCCGTATTAACTCTGAGAACATGGGTCAATTTGAACGTACATTAATCATTGCTGATGAAGGTGCTTCTGTACATTACGTAGAAGGTTGTACTGCACCAGTTTATACAACTAGTTCTTTACACTCTGCTGTTGTGGAAATCATTGTGCATAAAGATGCGCACGTTCGTTATACTACGATTCAAAACTGGGCGAACAATGTATACAATTTAGTTACAAAACGTACTTTTGTTTATGAAAACGGAAATATGGAATGGGTAGATGGTAACTTAGGTTCTAAGTTAACGATGAAATATCCAAACTGTGTTCTTTTAGGTGAAGGTGCAAAAGGTAGTACATTATCTATTGCATTTGCTGGTAAAGGACAAGTTCAAGATGCCGGTGCTAAAATGATTCATAAAGCACCTAATACATCTTCTACAATTGTTTCTAAATCTATTTCTAAAAATGGTGGTAAAGTTATTTATCGCGGTATTGTTCATTTTGGACGTAAAGCAAAAGGTGCTCGTTCAAATATTGAATGTGATACATTAATCTTAGATAACGAATCAACATCAGATACAATTCCATATAACGAAGTATTCAACGATCAAATATCATTAGAACATGAAGCCAAGGTTTCAAAAGTTTCTGAAGAACAATTATTCTATCTAATGAGTCGTGGTATTTCTGAAGAAGAAGCGACAGAAATGATTGTTATGGGATTCATCGAACCATTTACAAAAGAACTTCCAATGGAATACGCGGTCGAAATGAACCGTTTAATCAAGTTCGAAATGGAAGGTAGTATTGGATAGCTTTAAACCGCGTTGTTAAGCCATTCTTAACTTCCGAAAATGGCTATTGATACCATTTTGATACCATTTACTTGTCAAAAATGGCTATTGCATCGTGTTTTTTCTGAGTATATAAATGGCTGTAAGTGCCCATCGTTTCAGTGATTTGAGCATGTCTCATAAGTGACTGTAAAACGAAAATATCTACACCATTATTTGCAAGATAAGATGCATAAGAATGTCTTAACGCGTGAATGTTATAATGGGGGAAAGCTTTTTGGAATTTCTTTTGAACATGACTGTAATGTTTGGGAGCCATTCCTCCGAAAATAAAATAACTACGTTCATCAAAATATTTGTTTAACTCTTTTTCACGTTGGTGTCGTTCAGTTAACATTGTATTGATGAATTTAGGTAAAGGAACAATATCCTCTGAACTATCTGTTTTTGGTCTCGGATATATAGTTCTATTAGAGATGTCCATTGTTTTATTTATGGATATCTCTTTTTTATATTTATTGTAGTCTGTCCAAACAAGCGCCATAGCTTCGCCAATCCTTAAACCTGTATAAAACATTAATGTAAATAACTCTCTGTAATCTTGATCTTCAATGTCTTTGATTCTTTCTTCAAATTCTTCACGCATCATAAACTTAGGTTTTGGCTTTACACGCGGAATAGGTTTAATTGATATTGTTGGATCTGTACGTAATCCAAAGTATTTTTTAGCATAATTAATTACAACTTTAAAACCTGACCAAATTGTACGAGCAGAATTTGTTGATGCTACATTCTCTATTAGATATTTACGAAACTCTTGGCATTGATTTTGTGTTATCTTATTCATTTTTATGTGCCCGAACTTAGCTTTAAAGTGTTTATGATATTCATTTTGTTTGCGTCGTTTTGTTTTAGGTCTCAAATCGCTATTTTCTAAGTAGTGATGAAAAACATAATCAAATGTTTTCGAATCACTATATCCTTCGTTTACGTCATTCAAAAAAATAGCCTCTGCTCTCTTAGCTTCACGCTTAGTTGAAAAACCGCGTTGCATCTTACGTTTGTTATTACCGTATACATCTTTATATCTAATGGAAAAATACCATTTACCTGTATTATCATCCTTATATACTGGCATTTTGCTTCTCCCTCCTCAAAATTGGCAAAAAATAATAAGGGTAGGCGGGCTACCCGAAATTTAGTACTAGGTACTAAATGTGATATAATAAAATAAAAAGTAGGTGATGTTATGACATTTAAAAACAATCATAATTTCAATGAATTAGTTTTAACGAATGAAGACATTAGAATTTTAAAAAATGTCTTAGAAGATGCAGTCAGTGTTTATGATGAATATTCGGTATGTAATGAAGAATCCGATTTTGCTTACTGTTTATTAAGAGACTTATATACATTAGACAGCTTAGCTATTTCGTCAAATAATGTTTGAATTATCGAATTGTACTCTTCGATTTTAATACCATGCATAATAGAGTTTCTGTGTTCAATAGCAGCTTTGACTGAATGTTTTAAATGTTCTTCTATTAAATCGTTGTTTTCCATTTCGTTTAAAAATGTTCTTATATTCCTCTTGTAATCAGGTGTTTGTTTAATTATATCTTTATCAAACTTGTTCAATATCAGCCTACACATTAGTTCTAGCGCTCTACCTAAAAGTAGTGATGTAGCTAGCCTTTTTTCAGACATAAAGCAATCATAAGCTTCAACTATATGAGTTTCAAAATCCTTGTC
The genomic region above belongs to Staphylococcus aureus and contains:
- a CDS encoding cysteine desulfurase — translated: MNEVAEHSFDVNEVIKDFPILDQKVNGKRLAYLDSTATSQTPVQVLNVLEDYYKRYNSNVHRGVHTLGSLATDGYENARETVRRFINAKYFEEIIFTRGTTASINLVAHSYGDANVEEGDEIVVTEMEHHANIVPWQQLAKRKNATLKFIPMTADGELNIEDIKQTINDKTKIVAIAHISNVLGTINDVKTIAEIAHQHGAIISVDGAQAAPHMKLDMQEMNADFYSFSGHKMLGPTGIGVLFGKRELLQKMEPIEFGGDMIDFVSKYDATWADLPTKFEAGTPLIAQAIGLAEAIRYLERIGFDAIHKYEQELTIYAYEQMSAIEGIEIYGPPKDRRAGVITFNLQDVHPHDVATAVDTEGVAVRAGHHCAQPLMKWLNVSSTARASFYIYNTKEDVDQLINALKQTKEFFSYEF
- the sufU gene encoding Fe-S cluster assembly sulfur transfer protein SufU; the encoded protein is MNFNNLDQLYRSVIMDHYKNPRNKGVLDNGSMTVDMNNPTCGDRIRLTFDIEDGIIKDAKFEGEGCSISMASASMMTQAVKGHSLGEAMQMSQEFTKMMLGEDYVITEEMGDIEALQGVSQFPARIKCATLAWKALEKGTVAKEGKAEGTTEEE
- the sufB gene encoding Fe-S cluster assembly protein SufB, producing the protein MAKKAPDVGDYKYGFHDDDVSIFRSERGLTENIVREISNMKNEPEWMLDFRLKSLKLFYKMPMPQWGGDLSELNFDDITYYVKPSEQAERSWDEVPEEIKRTFDKLGIPEAEQKYLAGVSAQYESEVVYHNMEKELEEKGIIFKDTDSALQENEELFKKYFASVVPAADNKFAALNSAVWSGGSFIYVPKNIKLDTPLQAYFRINSENMGQFERTLIIADEGASVHYVEGCTAPVYTTSSLHSAVVEIIVHKDAHVRYTTIQNWANNVYNLVTKRTFVYENGNMEWVDGNLGSKLTMKYPNCVLLGEGAKGSTLSIAFAGKGQVQDAGAKMIHKAPNTSSTIVSKSISKNGGKVIYRGIVHFGRKAKGARSNIECDTLILDNESTSDTIPYNEVFNDQISLEHEAKVSKVSEEQLFYLMSRGISEEEATEMIVMGFIEPFTKELPMEYAVEMNRLIKFEMEGSIG
- a CDS encoding tyrosine-type recombinase/integrase is translated as MPVYKDDNTGKWYFSIRYKDVYGNNKRKMQRGFSTKREAKRAEAIFLNDVNEGYSDSKTFDYVFHHYLENSDLRPKTKRRKQNEYHKHFKAKFGHIKMNKITQNQCQEFRKYLIENVASTNSARTIWSGFKVVINYAKKYFGLRTDPTISIKPIPRVKPKPKFMMREEFEERIKDIEDQDYRELFTLMFYTGLRIGEAMALVWTDYNKYKKEISINKTMDISNRTIYPRPKTDSSEDIVPLPKFINTMLTERHQREKELNKYFDERSYFIFGGMAPKHYSHVQKKFQKAFPHYNIHALRHSYASYLANNGVDIFVLQSLMRHAQITETMGTYSHLYTQKKHDAIAIFDK
- a CDS encoding excisionase, with the protein product MTFKNNHNFNELVLTNEDIRILKNVLEDAVSVYDEYSVCNEESDFAYCLLRDLYTLDSLAISSNNV